DNA from Daucus carota subsp. sativus chromosome 1, DH1 v3.0, whole genome shotgun sequence:
TCCCTAAGCATAGCTGTCTTAATTCCCCCCTTCAACGACATATAAAATATTCCCGAATGTCTTGTGAATGCCGTCGAAAATGCATTCGAAAACCTATACTCTTCGCAAAATTTTCCCAATATTGGGACAGGAATCCTCTTATAAAGAGACAGCGAAAGCAGCTCATGAAAAACCCCAACCGTCCTCTTCTCCATTTCTCGCGACGCTTGATCCAAATTCGATGCATCTTCATACGGCGATATATACGGCAGCTCCATCCAATCCCTAATCCActctctcatctctttcttcaaaaaaaacCCCGATGGGAGCTTCACATCAAAAGCCGGCCTAACTCTTATCCCCATCAAACTCTCCTCCTCCTTCGCCTTCCTCTCTATCACCGACTCCGCAAACTCCTCATTCCACGACACCAACTCCAAAAACAACTTCCCCTCCCCCGAACTCCCCACCAACCTAAAATACTCCGGATACTTCGGCACCAAACTCACCAACAAATCATTCGGAAACCCAAACTCCCTCTTCACATGCACCAATTTATCCGCACTAACCACCCTATCCTTCGCCATCATCAACAACTTACACAATTTCCCCACCACAACCCTCTCATTCTCCCCCCTAATCCTCTCCTCCTCCTCCAAAAACCTCCTCAACCCTAAACTCGCCCGAACAAACGGAACCGCCTCCGCCTTCGGCCTAATCCTATCCAAATACAATTCAAACAAACTAGGGTTCCTATCCATAAACGTCTTAATCCTAACCGGCAATCTCAGCCTTTCGCGACGCTTCTCGAGATACCGAAGGGGAATAACTTGCCCTGGTTCATTTAACACCTCTTTTACGACACGAGCACATAGTCTATAGTGTTTGTCATTATCAATTGCTTGGTCTAGTTTATGATCTTTACGCCAAGCTACTTTAAGACTTGAAATTGAAGCAGTGAATTGAAACCAAACCCTAACCCTAGAAATTGTGCTATTGTGATTAGTGTTGAGTAAAGATGATAGAGTGGAGTGATTAAACATACctgatttgtgtgtgtgtgtgtttatgaaTTGGAGTGTGTGTTTGCAATGGAGTGATTGTTGTGAGAGCTTGGTCTGTTGCAGGGCTTTTCAAACTTCTCCCGGGAAATGTGAATGACGAGATtacaatcattttttttaatttttttatttttataattttatgtccttttagatttttttttataaaagtttcaaATATATAgtcatcaatcatcaatcatcaatcaatcatcatcaatcatcaatatatatattatatacttagagttaagttctatggagtacataaaaacattggagtattggagtacaaatcataattttttagtttgatcctatataatatctttgattatctaaattttgatataatctatcatttataagttgtctttcacataattgtcaattaatcattaatatctttcaacttgaacaagtattaagattattgttctgcttattagttatactgcagaacatagagtcctatgatttataaaagtaattattctaccatttgatcacgatgtttatgttgcagaacataatgtgcaggttgtcaaatatttacaaatattaatggacaaaaaaattgaaatttagatgactggattacattttatcaaactttgtactccaatactccatttttttttgtactccatagaacttaa
Protein-coding regions in this window:
- the LOC108206805 gene encoding protein WHAT'S THIS FACTOR 1 homolog, chloroplastic, with the protein product MFNHSTLSSLLNTNHNSTISRVRVWFQFTASISSLKVAWRKDHKLDQAIDNDKHYRLCARVVKEVLNEPGQVIPLRYLEKRRERLRLPVRIKTFMDRNPSLFELYLDRIRPKAEAVPFVRASLGLRRFLEEEERIRGENERVVVGKLCKLLMMAKDRVVSADKLVHVKREFGFPNDLLVSLVPKYPEYFRLVGSSGEGKLFLELVSWNEEFAESVIERKAKEEESLMGIRVRPAFDVKLPSGFFLKKEMREWIRDWMELPYISPYEDASNLDQASREMEKRTVGVFHELLSLSLYKRIPVPILGKFCEEYRFSNAFSTAFTRHSGIFYMSLKGGIKTAMLREAYKDDQLIDRDPLLEIKDKFVELLDEGHRKRAEQLRAQREAIQKDMELVAKRDGELN